Proteins encoded in a region of the Nicotiana tomentosiformis chromosome 9, ASM39032v3, whole genome shotgun sequence genome:
- the LOC104121020 gene encoding TNF receptor-associated factor homolog 1b-like isoform X4, with translation MELSKVLDGFVDADTLIIKAQVQVIRERADRPFRCLDRQYRRELVRVYLTNVEQICRRFVEERRVKLGKLIEDRARWSSFCAFWLGMDQNSRRRMSKERSDSILKVVVKIFFVEKEVTSTLVMDSLYSGLKSLEGQIMGKKGKAKYSDADEQLVPIVRMEKNMFVLVDDVLLLLESAALEPLPPKDEKGPQNRTKDGTSGDEFNKDSIERDERRLTELGRRTIEIFVLAQIFSKIEVAYQEAVALKRQEELIREEEAAWLAETEQKAKRASGKEKKSKKKQAKQKRNNHKVKDKGVDEKPGSMELYKIDQDGPTGEGNEYINEEREAVLGKPDILEAVSDVSDSIDCVPEVINPDSEDRDASPVNWDTDSSEVHPSTETSCSGLSDLSAVQNGLAGRRSPSVMDDSSSTCSTDSIPSVVSNGPCRWTSSNRKNQKSPNRGKNQRNKSTTNAADWASETVIQPLDAVSNLGQLSDRSCGVPGSESHSTVLLSNEQQNVKKEVVALQQKKAETERPSMEKPSVKSSPRSPPKDAGSVVQQKSQTKISVTSDPALVKRSSSDGPKLADKSALVSNSSETAVVLKADPHKAVEPSVKDKPSVQPSTTGESSSQQVTISATTENFKWQQVPAVSRPLCDPLVPGPRPAAPVVSMVQTVRSLARSVSAAGRLGPDPSPATHSYLAQSYRNAIMGGPVSGSPASFSQPHSPISAVNLSHSYSQQQPPLVTGASFLPHGLERTEPSSSRPNFSYGMVNNGSLQNGLQWECPQRDSSRSVSQHHPSASNGIRNFDLFKAVNSRTHDQIPDSLACTSGRQSQSVSADEFPHLDIINDLLNDDHGIGRASIPNPGFQSFSSGSQHLNHGFTFPGDIGTPADLGLSSSSCRFERTRSYHDVFQHNYSGGLFDSANDMILQPDPRFMNGHHIDGLVPNQWQMMGSDPSFLGMRNGNIDGSHPYPLPDYSNMACGVNGYGLFRPSNGL, from the exons ATGGAGTTGTCGAAAGTTTTAGATGGTTTTGTTGATGCTGATACGCTCATCATAAAAGCTCAAGTTCAAGTAATCAG GGAGAGAGCAGATCGTCCCTTTCGTTGCCTTGACCGTCAATATCGAAGGGAGCTTGTTAGGGTATATTTGACTAATGTGGAACAAATCTGCCGCCGTTTCGTGGAAGAGAGACGAGTAAAGCTTGGGAAGTTGATAGAGGATAGAGCTCGATGGTCAAG CTTCTGTGCTTTTTGGCTTGGAATGGACCAAAATTCTAGGCGCCGCATGTCCAAGGAGAGATCAGATTCAATTTTAAAAGTGGTTGTCAAGATCTTTTTCGTAGAGAAGGAGGTTACTTCTACTCTTGTTATGGACTCCTTGTACAGCGGGCTTAAGTCTCTTGAAGGCCAGATAATGGGCAAGAAAGGTAAAGCAAAATATTCGGATGCAGATGAACAACTGGTTCCTATTGTTCGTATGGAGAAAAACATGTTTGTGTTGGTGGATGATGTCTTGCTATTGCTTGAGAGTGCTGCATTGGAGCCATTGCCTCCAAAGGATGAGAAAGGCCCTCAAAACCGAACAAAG GATGGCACTTCTGGAGATGAGTTTAACAAAGATTCAATTGAGCGTGATGAGAGGCGTTTAACTGAATTAGGTCGTCGAACCATTGAAATATTTGTCCTAGCACAGATTTTCAG TAAAATAGAGGTTGCGTATCAGGAGGCTGTTGCTTTAAAGAGGCAAGAAGAGCTCATCCGTGAAGAGGAAGCTGCTTGGCTGGCAGAAACTGAGCAGAAAGCTAAACGAGCATCTGGAAAGGAAAAAAAGTCCAAGAAAAAGCAG GCTAAACAGAAGCGGAATAATCACAAAGTAAAGGATAAGGGTGTTGATGAAAAACCTGGATCCATGGAGCTATATAAGATTGATCAGGATGGACCTACTGGTGAAGGAAACGAGTACATAAATGAGGAGCGAGAAGCAGTACTTGGAAAACCAGATATACTGGAAGCTGTATCTGATGTTTCTGATTCAATCGATTGTGTCCCAGAGGTTATTAATCCTGACTCTGAAGACAGAGATGCAAGTCCTGTCAATTGGGATACTGACAGCTCAGAAGTTCATCCTTCCACGGAAACTAGCTGCAGTGGGTTAAGTGACCTTTCAGCTGTGCAAAATGGGTTAGCCGGAAGGAGAAGTCCTTCCGTCATGGATGATAGTTCATCGACGTGTTCCACAGATTCAATTCCTTCCGTGGTTTCGAATGGGCCTTGCAGATGGACTTCGTCTAACCGTAAAAATCAGAAATCACCTAACAG AGGGAAGAACCAAAGAAACAAGTCAACCACTAATGCGGCTGATTGGGCTAGTGAAACAGTAATTCAGCCATTAGATGCTGTTTCAAACTTAGGGCAGCTAAGTGATAGAAGTTGCGGGGTGCCTGGATCTGAGTCGCATTCTACTGTGCTTTTGTCAAATGAGCAGCAAAATGTGAAGAAG GAAGTAGTAGCTTTGCAGCAGAAGAAGGCCGAGACAGAGAGACCTTCAATGGAGAAGCCGAGTGTCAAGTCTTCTCCGAGAAGCCCTCCAAAAGATGCAGGCTCTGTTGTTCAGCAGAAGTCACAGACGAAGATCTCTGTCACAAGCGATCCTGCTTTGGTTAAAAGATCGTCTTCAGATGGTCCCAAGCTAGCTGATAAATCAGCTCTAGTGTCTAATTCATCTGAAACTGCTGTGGTATTGAAAGCTGATCCGCATAAAGCTGTAGAGCCAAGTGTCAAGGATAAGCCCTCAGTGCAGCCCAGTACGACTGGGGAGTCCTCgtctcaacaagtaacaatctcTGCTACAACAGAAAATTTCAAATGGCAACAAGTGCCCGCCGTGTCCAGACCATTGTGTGATCCTTTAGTTCCTGGACCTAGGCCTGCTGCccctgttgtttccatggttcaGACAGTACGATCACTGGCTCGTTCAGTGAGTGCAGCTGGCCGATTGGGTCCAGATCCTTCACCAGCAACACACAGCTATCTTGCTCAGTCCTACCGAAATGCAATTATGGGTGGTCCTGTTTCTGGAAGTCCAGCTAGTTTTAGTCAACCTCATTCTCCAATTTCGGCAGTTAACCTCTCACATTCGTACTCTCAACAACAACCTCCACTGGTTACTGGGGCATCGTTTTTACCACATGGTTTGGAAAGAACAGAACCTAGTTCTAGCAGACCAAACTTTTCGTATGGAATGGTGAATAATGGCAGCTTGCAGAATGGACTCCAATGGGAGTGTCCCCAAAGGGACAGCAGTAGGAGTGTATCTCAACATCATCCTTCTGCATCAAATGGAATCAGGAACTTTGATTTGTTCAAGGCTGTAAACAGCAGAACACATGATCAAATTCCTGATTCTCTGGCTTGCACGTCTGGACGCCAGTCCCAGAGTGTATCAGCTGATGAATTTCCTCATCTTGATATTATTAACGACTTACTGAACGATGATCATGGGATTGGAAGGGCTTCTATACCCAACCCGGGCTTTCAAAGTTTTAGCAGCGGGTCACAACATCTGAATCATGGGTTCACATTCCCAGGTGATATTGGCACGCCAGCTGATCTCGGTCTCTCATCTAGCTCTTGTAGGTTTGAACGAACACGAAGTTATCATGACGTGTTCCAGCATAACTATTCTGGAGGCCTTTTCGATAGTGCTAATGATATGATTCTGCAGCCCGATCCACGATTTATGAATGGACATCATATTGATGGGTTAGTTCCTAACCAGTGGCAAATGATGGGTTCTGATCCGTCATTTCTTGGGATGAGGAATGGGAATATTGATGGTAGTCACCCGTATCCCCTCCCCGACTATTCAAACATGGCGTGTGGTGTAAATGGGTACGGATTATTTAGGCCTTCGAATGGCCTTTGA